In Chanodichthys erythropterus isolate Z2021 chromosome 7, ASM2448905v1, whole genome shotgun sequence, a genomic segment contains:
- the si:ch73-167i17.6 gene encoding regulator of G-protein signaling 9-binding protein, translating into MGKDECKTMLDALNKVTACYRHLVIALGSTSDSQNLREELKKTRKKAQELAVANRTKLTALLKDKSISKDDRAEYERLWVLFTSSMELLEVDMKRSLEIGQDFPLKVPTRHLIQTGMTGSTTTVAARAMSVQNMKYEADANIDTVDLKELETEIAQVDQMMEEMEMKVQVAPWAVEAKQEAGAELKSTVSVGNSSVGVISICEEEPKETVEGETGLMKVFAGIIFTAVLLIAGILGYLVINL; encoded by the coding sequence ATGGGCAAAGATGAATGCAAGACCATGTTGGACGCTCTGAACAAAGTAACAGCTTGCTACAGGCATCTGGTTATCGCTTTGGGGAGCACATCCGATTCCCAAAACCTGCGTGAGGAACTTAAAAAGACTCGAAAGAAAGCCCAGGAGCTGGCAGTGGCCAACAGGACTAAACTGACAGCTCTTCTGAAGGACAAAAGCATCAGTAAAGATGATCGAGCAGAATACGAGCGCCTCTGGGTGCTCTTCACCAGCAGCATGGAACTCCTGGAGGTGGACATGAAACGATCCTTGGAGATAGGACAGGATTTTCCTCTCAAAGTGCCAACGAGACACCTCATCCAGACGGGAATGACTGGCAGCACCACCACCGTGGCTGCTCGAGCCATGAGCGTCCAAAACATGAAGTACGAAGCCGATGCGAACATCGACACGGTGGACCTCAAAGAGCTGGAAACCGAGATCGCTCAGGTGGACCAGATGATGGAGGAGATGGAGATGAAAGTCCAGGTGGCGCCGTGGGCAGTCGAGGCGAAACAGGAAGCGGGTGCCGAGTTGAAATCCACCGTCAGTGTTGGGAATTCATCGGTTGGTGTCATCTCGATCTGCGAGGAGGAACCCAAAGAAACGGTGGAAGGAGAAACTGGCTTGATGAAAGTATTTGCGGGGATCATTTTCACTGCTGTTTTACTCATAGCTGGAATTCTGGGGTACCTGGTGATTAATCTATAA